A stretch of the Tachysurus vachellii isolate PV-2020 chromosome 26, HZAU_Pvac_v1, whole genome shotgun sequence genome encodes the following:
- the LOC132841350 gene encoding LOW QUALITY PROTEIN: trichohyalin-like (The sequence of the model RefSeq protein was modified relative to this genomic sequence to represent the inferred CDS: substituted 4 bases at 4 genomic stop codons): KKXKNEHKKERKKERKKERKKERKKERKKERRAEKRKKEEQKKERKKERKKKERNKSRKKKERKKERKKERKKXKNEHKKERKKERKKERKKERKKEEQKXERKKERKKERKKERKKEEQKKERKNERKKERKKERKKERKKEEQKXERKKERKKERKKERKKERKKERKKKKEEKRREEKRGEERKRRGEKEERRREEKRREGEKRREGEGRRGEEEKEERKRREEKRREEKRREEKRRKERRGEEEKRRKRGEEKRRKEKRRREEERRRGKERRGRERGEIEERREEKRREEKRREEKREEEKEMREREEERRVRKERRREEKRRERGEERRREVKERTEEKRRRGEKRREEKRREEKRKRGGEKERSEGEDRREEKERREEKRREEKRRERGEERRREVKERTEEKRRRGEKRREGEKRREEKRREEKRREEKREEEKRSGEKKKKKKKRREEKRK, translated from the exons aagaaatgaaaaaatgaacataagaaagaaagaaagaaagaaagaaagaaagaaagaaagaaagaaagaaagaaagaaagaaagaaagaaagaagagcagaaaaaagaaagaaagaagagcagaaaaaagaaagaaagaaagaaagaaaaaagaaagaaagaaataagagcagaaaaaagaaagaaagaaagaaagaaagaaagaaagaaagaaagaaatgaaaaaacgaacataagaaagaaagaaagaaagaaagaaagaaagaaagaaagaaagaaagaaagaaagaagagcagaaataagaaagaaagaaagaaagaaagaaagaaagaaagaaagaaagaaagaaagaagagcagaaaaaagaaagaaagaacgaaagaaagaaagaaagaaagaaagaaagaaagaaagaaagaaagaaagaagagcagaaataagaaagaaagaaagaaagaaagaaagaaagaaagaaagaaagaaagaaagaaagaaagaaagaaagaaagaaaaagaa agaagagaagagaagagaagaaaagagaggagaggagaggaagagaagaggagaaaaagaggagaggagaagagaagaaaagagaagagaaggagagaagaggagagaaggagagggaaggagaggagaggaagagaaagaggagagaaagaggagagaagagaagagaagagaagagaagagaagagaagagaagagaagaaaagagaggagaggagaggaagagaagaggagaaaaagaggagaggagaagagaagaaaagagaagagaaggagagaagaggagagaaggagagggaaggagaggagaggaagagaaagaggagagatagaggagagaagagaagagaagagaagagaagagaagagaagagaagagaagagagaagaggaaaaggagatgagagaaagagaagaggagaggagagtaagaaaagagaggagaagagaagagaagagaagagaaagaggggaggagagaaggagagaagtgAAGGAGaggacagaagagaagagaaggagaggagagaagagaagagaagagaagagaagagaagagaagagaaagaggggaggagagaaggagagaagtgAAGGAGaggacagaagagaagagaaggagaggagagaagagaagagaagagaagagaagagaagagaaagaggggaggagagaaggagagaagtgAAGGAGaggacagaagagaagagaaggagaggagagaagagaagagaaggagagaagagaagagaagagaagagaagagaagagaagagaagagaagagaagagggaagaagagaagaggagtggggagaagaagaagaagaagaagaagagaagagaagagaagagaaag